One genomic segment of Amycolatopsis sp. WQ 127309 includes these proteins:
- a CDS encoding amino acid adenylation domain-containing protein has product MERLLDLFAARVAESPDATALVYAGERMSFARLDREANRVAHYVAGRGLGPEDLVGLRMDRGFEMAVGALGVLKAGAACLPLDPVYPSDLVAWMGADAGVSLVLTNTTEVAADVRLGDAVAGQPDHAPDVELRPENLAYVMYTSGSSGKPKPVGVEHRHLEHVFAAWDELFRLREEPLTFVSVIGIGVDLFFADLLRSVFAGGTMVIATREAVADPAELLAEFRRHGGDATELVPTQAKALGRAGELPVMRLMSVGSEGWPAADFRELAGRLHPGSVVLNAYGLTETTVDSLLLRPDVDVLGDTAIVPLGTPIPRVHTHVLDDRLQPIEPGGIGELYIGGAGVARGYRDRPAQNASLFVADPCTAGARMYRTGDVVRTRADGNLDYLGRGTDQIARPGPRVELAAIEDALLREPGVVRAAAALRDGRVIGYVVGPAEAGHLRSALAGRLPAHLVPHRVLVLDRMPLLPNGKLNRRELPTPEG; this is encoded by the coding sequence ATGGAACGCTTGCTCGACCTCTTCGCGGCCAGGGTCGCCGAGAGCCCTGACGCCACTGCGCTCGTCTACGCGGGCGAGCGCATGTCCTTCGCGCGGCTCGACCGCGAGGCCAACCGGGTCGCCCACTACGTCGCCGGACGGGGCCTGGGGCCCGAGGACCTGGTGGGGCTGCGGATGGACCGCGGGTTCGAGATGGCGGTCGGCGCGCTCGGCGTCCTCAAAGCCGGTGCGGCCTGCCTGCCGCTCGATCCCGTGTACCCGTCCGACCTCGTGGCCTGGATGGGCGCGGACGCGGGCGTCTCGCTCGTGCTCACCAACACCACCGAGGTCGCGGCCGACGTCCGGCTCGGCGATGCCGTGGCCGGCCAGCCCGACCACGCCCCCGACGTCGAGCTCCGGCCCGAGAACCTCGCCTACGTCATGTACACCTCGGGCTCGTCGGGCAAGCCCAAGCCGGTGGGCGTCGAGCACCGGCACCTCGAGCACGTCTTCGCGGCGTGGGACGAGCTGTTCCGGCTGCGCGAGGAGCCGCTGACGTTCGTCTCCGTCATCGGGATCGGCGTCGACCTCTTCTTCGCCGACCTGCTGCGCTCGGTGTTCGCGGGCGGCACGATGGTCATCGCGACGCGCGAGGCGGTGGCCGATCCGGCCGAGCTGCTCGCCGAGTTCCGCCGCCACGGCGGTGACGCGACCGAACTGGTGCCCACCCAGGCGAAGGCGCTCGGCCGAGCGGGTGAGCTGCCCGTCATGCGCCTGATGTCGGTCGGCTCGGAGGGGTGGCCCGCGGCCGACTTCCGCGAGCTCGCCGGGCGGCTGCACCCGGGCTCGGTGGTGCTCAACGCCTACGGCCTCACCGAGACCACCGTGGACTCCCTCCTGCTGCGCCCGGACGTCGACGTGCTCGGCGACACCGCGATCGTGCCGCTCGGCACGCCGATACCGCGCGTCCACACCCACGTCCTCGACGATCGGCTCCAGCCGATCGAGCCGGGCGGGATCGGCGAGCTCTACATCGGCGGCGCGGGCGTGGCCCGCGGCTACCGCGACCGGCCCGCGCAGAACGCGTCGCTGTTCGTCGCCGACCCGTGCACCGCGGGGGCGCGGATGTACCGCACCGGCGACGTCGTGCGGACCCGCGCCGACGGCAACCTCGACTACCTCGGCCGCGGCACCGACCAGATCGCGCGGCCGGGCCCGCGGGTGGAGCTCGCCGCGATCGAGGACGCGCTGCTGCGGGAACCGGGGGTCGTCCGCGCCGCCGCCGCCCTGCGCGACGGGCGGGTGATCGGCTACGTCGTGGGCCCCGCCGAGGCCGGGCACCTGCGATCCGCACTCGCCGGGCGGCTGCCCGCGCACCTGGTCCCGCACCGGGTGCTCGTCCTCGACCGGATGCCGCTGCTGCCCAACGGGAAGCTGAACCGCCGCGAGCTGCCCACGCCCGAAGGCTGA
- a CDS encoding sensor histidine kinase encodes MSSSTNEMVRWVRARAGTHPAERSLARQSLLVGAFCLVIDVASFVTRGPAPGPWNAVLLAGIVVADAVLVSSPKYSGWVALGHALLVPALAFVLPGRSASTAGQLVSAYRAGAWLRGRPAGAALVVLCGGVLCSLLISGLTAPASLVTLVSANALLPWLVGRYTTARKAHVDELRHQREAALRDAQAEVAAAVAKEREAIAVDLHDVISHHVSAIGVHATAARLNLAAVPVPADGSVRTSLTAVEQSSQAAMVDLRRLLSLLHEGDRSPEQPGAEMLPDLFDGVRSSGLQVTFVVYNDPHPLPRAVDTTLYRVAQEMMTNTLRHSDGTAARVELDYGGDHVGLTTRNRIAAAGGSPGLGVGLDGMRKRVETLGGTASFGAAGHYWESSVTMPLGSGS; translated from the coding sequence ATGTCCAGCAGCACGAACGAGATGGTCCGCTGGGTGCGAGCCCGCGCGGGCACGCACCCGGCGGAGCGGTCACTGGCGCGCCAGTCGCTGTTGGTGGGGGCGTTCTGCCTGGTCATCGACGTGGCTAGCTTTGTGACGCGGGGACCCGCGCCGGGGCCGTGGAACGCGGTGCTGCTGGCCGGGATCGTCGTCGCGGACGCGGTTCTCGTGTCGTCGCCGAAGTACTCCGGCTGGGTCGCGCTCGGGCACGCGCTGCTGGTTCCCGCGCTCGCCTTCGTCCTCCCCGGCCGGAGCGCGAGCACCGCCGGGCAGCTGGTCAGCGCCTACCGCGCCGGGGCCTGGCTGCGGGGCCGGCCGGCCGGCGCGGCGCTGGTCGTGCTGTGCGGCGGTGTCCTGTGCTCACTGCTGATCAGCGGGCTGACCGCGCCGGCCTCGCTCGTGACCCTCGTGTCCGCCAACGCCTTGCTGCCGTGGCTGGTCGGGCGCTACACCACGGCGCGCAAGGCGCACGTGGACGAACTGCGCCACCAGCGGGAAGCGGCGCTGCGGGACGCGCAGGCGGAGGTGGCCGCGGCGGTGGCCAAGGAGCGCGAGGCGATCGCCGTCGACCTGCACGACGTCATCTCCCACCACGTCAGCGCGATCGGCGTCCACGCCACGGCGGCGCGGCTGAACCTCGCGGCCGTGCCGGTGCCGGCCGACGGCTCGGTGCGCACCTCGCTCACCGCGGTGGAGCAGTCCAGCCAGGCGGCGATGGTCGACCTGCGACGGCTGCTTTCCCTGCTGCACGAGGGTGATCGGTCACCGGAGCAGCCTGGCGCCGAGATGCTGCCGGACCTGTTCGACGGCGTCCGCTCGTCCGGCCTGCAGGTGACGTTCGTCGTCTACAACGACCCGCACCCCCTGCCGCGGGCCGTCGACACCACGCTGTACCGGGTGGCGCAGGAGATGATGACGAACACGCTGCGGCACAGCGACGGGACGGCGGCCCGGGTCGAGCTCGACTACGGCGGCGACCACGTCGGACTCACCACCCGCAACCGGATCGCGGCCGCGGGCGGCTCCCCGGGGCTCGGTGTCGGTCTCGACGGGATGCGCAAGCGGGTCGAGACACTGGGCGGGACGGCGTCTTTCGGCGCCGCCGGGCACTATTGGGAGTCGAGCGTGACCATGCCCCTGGGAAGTGGATCGTGA
- a CDS encoding MFS transporter codes for MTDASPEAATSTAGLRGHRAFRFLWTADAASQLGTAAATALVPLLAATTLGATPLQMGLLTAAETVAFLVIGLPAGAWIDRTRHRRAVLVGADVVRALLFFGLPVAGWTGVLDFGQLLVTAVLVGVATVFFDAAYQAYLPVVIGLENLETGYARLQITLSVAAAAGPGIGGLLTRVIGAASGLVLTGAGYLASAALLSRVRATVPPIPPRPQKVRLRTEIAEGLRYIVHHRQLRPLAVASSVAAFFTAGIMSMEILFFTHDLHLDAAGAGVLLALSGVGSVIGAATTGRWTRRLGAARANWLVPVLTWPPHLLLPLAQPGPIGLVLAATGIVIHAAGGTTYNVIVMTRRQHLTPDALRGRVHTSMRVLIWGTMPLGALAAGVFAESAGTRATLTIAVAGILIAIVPAAWSARDRPAP; via the coding sequence GTGACCGACGCCTCGCCGGAAGCGGCGACGTCGACGGCCGGGCTGCGCGGGCACCGCGCGTTCCGGTTCCTGTGGACCGCGGACGCCGCCTCCCAGCTGGGTACCGCCGCCGCGACCGCGCTGGTGCCGCTGCTCGCCGCGACCACCCTCGGCGCCACGCCACTGCAGATGGGCCTGCTCACCGCGGCGGAGACCGTGGCGTTCCTGGTCATCGGCCTGCCCGCCGGTGCCTGGATCGACCGGACCCGCCACCGCCGCGCGGTGCTCGTCGGCGCCGACGTCGTCCGGGCCCTGCTGTTCTTCGGGCTTCCGGTCGCGGGCTGGACCGGGGTGCTGGACTTCGGGCAGCTGCTCGTCACGGCGGTGCTCGTCGGCGTCGCGACCGTGTTCTTCGACGCCGCCTACCAGGCGTACCTGCCGGTGGTGATCGGGCTGGAGAACCTGGAAACCGGCTACGCGCGCCTGCAGATCACCCTGTCGGTCGCCGCGGCCGCCGGGCCCGGCATCGGCGGCCTGCTCACGCGCGTGATCGGGGCCGCGTCCGGGCTGGTGCTCACCGGGGCGGGCTACCTGGCGTCGGCGGCGCTCCTGTCGCGCGTCCGGGCCACCGTGCCACCGATCCCGCCGCGGCCGCAGAAGGTGCGGCTGCGCACCGAGATCGCCGAGGGCCTCCGCTACATCGTGCACCACCGCCAGCTCCGCCCGCTGGCCGTCGCGAGTTCCGTCGCCGCGTTCTTCACCGCGGGCATCATGTCCATGGAGATCCTGTTCTTCACGCACGACCTGCACCTGGACGCGGCGGGCGCGGGCGTGCTGCTGGCCCTGTCGGGAGTGGGCAGCGTCATCGGCGCCGCGACGACCGGCCGCTGGACCCGCCGCCTCGGGGCGGCTCGCGCCAACTGGCTGGTGCCGGTGCTGACGTGGCCACCCCACCTGCTGCTCCCGCTCGCCCAGCCGGGTCCGATCGGCCTGGTACTGGCCGCAACGGGAATCGTCATCCACGCCGCCGGCGGCACGACCTACAACGTGATCGTGATGACCCGCCGCCAGCACCTGACCCCGGACGCCCTGCGCGGCCGCGTCCACACGAGCATGCGCGTGCTCATCTGGGGAACCATGCCACTGGGCGCACTGGCCGCGGGAGTCTTCGCCGAATCGGCGGGCACGCGCGCGACCCTGACGATCGCCGTCGCGGGAATCCTCATCGCGATCGTGCCCGCCGCCTGGTCCGCCCGCGACCGCCCGGCGCCTTGA
- a CDS encoding RiPP maturation radical SAM C-methyltransferase, giving the protein MPWHSLHRPSLALGVLRAACAREGLPVPVSYHGSLAFAEMMLRAGLTVGDYAEMADTGFHHSLGEWIFAGALNGPGFGCAGMRDLARRAGLPFRVAAAVRDLADEFTDQAADAILDREPELVGFSATFSQTIASLAVARRIKDRRPDVRILVGGYSTDGPMGVALHREYPFVDYVLRGEADVNFPKLLRALADCETTGTRDGLDDVPQLCWRADDGTTRVSPAASRLVPPTSITTPDYDDWFAAVPASVAARVEPELVVESSRGCWWGAKHHCVFCGLNGTAMTYRAKPAQSFVDEVLGLVRRHRILDVTTIDNILPNEFYRSALPELAGAGHDLRIHYEIKANARIEDVAALRAAGVWDVQPGVESLVDDVLRRMRKGVRGAHNVRMLRDGASAGLTVAWNWLYGFAGERAADYAAVVAQLPALVHLQPPSGAARIALQRFSPNFDDPRQGFTERRPAAGARFVHDIDDPERLAELVYSFDTPDQGLTAAEVGPLVDALAAWTAGYAGSALIARTLGDVVVIRDRRHGWAPVDHVLEHPREIAAWRALETGRAPLRVLAELNHEQHHDWDPDDFDHWLCRLGEAGLVFTDGDLWITLATSPAVAGKAHLPLSVLTPSA; this is encoded by the coding sequence ATGCCGTGGCACTCGCTGCACCGTCCCTCCCTCGCACTCGGCGTACTGCGCGCGGCCTGCGCACGGGAGGGACTTCCGGTCCCGGTTTCCTACCACGGCAGTCTCGCCTTCGCCGAAATGATGCTGCGCGCCGGTCTGACCGTGGGCGATTACGCGGAAATGGCGGACACCGGGTTCCACCATTCGCTCGGTGAATGGATCTTCGCGGGCGCGCTCAACGGACCCGGTTTCGGTTGTGCGGGCATGCGGGATCTGGCCCGCCGCGCCGGCCTGCCCTTCCGCGTCGCCGCGGCGGTTCGCGACCTCGCGGACGAATTCACCGACCAGGCCGCCGACGCCATTCTCGACCGCGAGCCGGAACTGGTCGGCTTCAGCGCGACCTTCAGCCAGACCATCGCCAGTCTCGCGGTGGCCCGGCGGATCAAGGACCGGCGACCCGACGTGCGGATCCTGGTCGGCGGCTACTCGACCGACGGCCCGATGGGCGTGGCGCTGCACCGGGAGTACCCGTTCGTCGACTACGTCCTGCGCGGCGAGGCCGACGTGAACTTCCCGAAACTGCTGCGGGCGCTCGCCGATTGCGAGACGACCGGAACCCGTGACGGTCTCGACGACGTGCCCCAGCTGTGCTGGCGGGCCGATGACGGCACGACCCGGGTCAGTCCGGCCGCGTCTCGGCTGGTCCCGCCGACGTCGATCACGACACCGGACTACGACGACTGGTTCGCCGCCGTTCCCGCTTCCGTCGCGGCCCGCGTCGAACCGGAGCTGGTCGTGGAGTCCTCCCGCGGCTGCTGGTGGGGCGCGAAACACCACTGCGTCTTCTGCGGCCTCAACGGCACCGCGATGACCTACCGGGCCAAGCCCGCCCAGTCCTTTGTGGACGAAGTGCTCGGGCTGGTGCGCCGGCACCGGATCCTCGACGTCACCACGATCGACAACATCCTGCCGAACGAGTTCTACCGGTCGGCGCTGCCGGAGCTGGCCGGCGCCGGCCACGACCTGCGCATCCACTACGAGATCAAGGCCAACGCGCGGATCGAGGACGTGGCCGCGCTGCGGGCGGCCGGGGTGTGGGACGTCCAGCCCGGCGTCGAGAGCCTGGTCGACGACGTGCTGCGCCGGATGCGCAAGGGCGTTCGCGGGGCACACAACGTGCGGATGCTGCGTGACGGCGCCTCCGCCGGGCTCACCGTCGCCTGGAACTGGTTGTACGGGTTTGCGGGCGAACGCGCCGCGGACTACGCCGCGGTCGTGGCCCAGCTGCCGGCCCTGGTGCACCTGCAACCACCCAGTGGCGCGGCACGGATTGCCCTGCAACGGTTTTCGCCGAACTTCGACGACCCGCGCCAGGGCTTCACCGAGCGTCGCCCGGCGGCCGGGGCGCGCTTCGTCCACGACATCGACGACCCGGAGCGGCTCGCCGAGCTCGTCTACTCCTTCGACACCCCGGACCAGGGACTCACGGCCGCGGAGGTCGGGCCGCTGGTCGACGCGCTGGCCGCGTGGACCGCGGGCTACGCGGGGAGTGCGCTGATCGCCCGCACCCTCGGCGACGTCGTGGTGATCCGGGACCGGCGCCACGGCTGGGCGCCGGTCGACCACGTGCTCGAGCACCCGCGGGAGATCGCGGCCTGGCGAGCACTGGAAACCGGCCGCGCCCCGCTCCGGGTCCTCGCCGAACTGAATCACGAACAGCACCACGACTGGGACCCGGACGATTTCGACCACTGGCTTTGCCGGCTCGGGGAGGCCGGTCTGGTCTTCACCGACGGCGATTTGTGGATCACCCTGGCCACCTCGCCTGCCGTGGCGGGGAAGGCCCACTTGCCGTTGTCGGTGCTCACGCCGTCCGCCTGA
- a CDS encoding response regulator transcription factor, giving the protein MTLRIVIADDHAMFRSGFRAVLDAQPDMECVADVGDGYSAVEAITALDPDLAVLDVRMPKLDGLAAARQLMSSGRRALKIVLLTTFGTDDYVRSALASGVSGFVLKSLPPEELVTAIRVAARGDTYLDPSITSRLAPRLADALAPALPDRDRAPGLERLTAREREVFLLMATGFSNTEIGEQLYVGEQTVKTHVSRVLAKLGLRDRVHAVRFAHHHGLIEPHDTSGL; this is encoded by the coding sequence GTGACCCTGCGCATCGTGATCGCCGACGACCACGCGATGTTCCGGTCCGGGTTCCGCGCGGTCCTCGACGCCCAGCCGGACATGGAGTGCGTCGCCGACGTCGGCGACGGCTACAGCGCCGTCGAAGCCATCACCGCCCTGGACCCGGACCTCGCCGTCCTGGACGTGCGCATGCCGAAGCTCGACGGTCTCGCGGCCGCCCGTCAGCTGATGTCGTCCGGGCGGCGGGCCCTGAAGATCGTCCTGCTCACCACGTTCGGCACCGACGACTACGTGCGCTCGGCGCTGGCCTCGGGCGTGAGCGGATTCGTCCTGAAAAGCCTGCCACCGGAAGAACTCGTGACCGCGATCCGCGTCGCCGCCCGGGGCGACACGTACCTCGACCCGTCGATCACCAGCCGGCTCGCCCCACGGCTGGCCGACGCGCTGGCCCCGGCCCTCCCGGACCGCGACCGGGCCCCCGGCCTGGAACGGCTCACCGCCCGCGAGCGCGAAGTGTTCCTGCTGATGGCCACCGGCTTCTCCAACACGGAAATCGGCGAACAACTCTACGTCGGCGAACAGACTGTGAAAACGCACGTCTCGCGCGTCCTGGCGAAGCTCGGTCTCCGGGATCGGGTGCACGCCGTGCGTTTCGCCCACCACCACGGCCTGATCGAGCCGCACGACACCTCGGGCTTGTGA
- a CDS encoding DUF5825 family protein has translation MRTLSAPHPAWPEAVDLGFDRIDADPGGARRVVAGLAASAQRLRLPEPFAFGESAHRDATMVRLLATAAAAFVPVDWTLREPLPGTVPERALCHLPPPRDDGGFGRGWRAAHDVGSCTYRYGPGFVLIHDTRPGGPINRVHVEAGWVGTFRTLAGTDRPPAGGAAADLVDQLAAHQLALRLDDGYAVVLPYHADRRPPPGRVVP, from the coding sequence ATGCGTACCCTGTCCGCTCCGCACCCGGCGTGGCCCGAGGCGGTCGACCTCGGCTTCGACCGGATCGACGCCGATCCCGGCGGCGCCCGGCGCGTCGTGGCCGGACTGGCCGCGAGTGCGCAGCGGCTGCGGCTGCCGGAGCCGTTCGCCTTCGGCGAGTCCGCGCACCGCGACGCGACGATGGTGCGCCTGCTCGCCACCGCCGCGGCGGCGTTCGTCCCGGTGGACTGGACCTTGCGGGAACCGTTGCCGGGCACCGTTCCCGAACGCGCGTTGTGCCACCTGCCGCCACCACGGGACGACGGGGGATTCGGTCGCGGCTGGCGTGCCGCCCACGACGTCGGCAGCTGCACCTACCGGTACGGCCCGGGGTTCGTCCTCATCCACGACACCCGCCCGGGCGGGCCGATCAACCGCGTCCACGTCGAAGCCGGCTGGGTCGGTACGTTCCGGACCCTGGCCGGCACGGACCGGCCGCCGGCCGGCGGGGCGGCGGCGGATCTCGTCGACCAGCTGGCGGCGCACCAGCTCGCCCTGCGGCTGGACGACGGGTACGCCGTCGTGCTGCCCTACCACGCGGATCGGCGTCCGCCGCCCGGCCGGGTGGTCCCGTGA
- a CDS encoding SDR family oxidoreductase, with amino-acid sequence MRIAVAGADELVGPHVAEAARGRGHTVVPLAGVDLLDGAGLSAALAGVDAVVDVSNATSLDEEPATRFFTSAAATLQRVGAERGVRHIVTLSVVGIDDTGFGYFRAKEAHERVAGAGPVPATIVRATHFHEFPGQLVGRTRDGDHATVFGLRVQTVAATAVAAALVEVAELPARGRIPDIAGPDPAEVPDLARAFVDHFDLRLELRTDEHTVTGIAADGLLPRAGATILGPSYAEWLHSPEAAALVSGG; translated from the coding sequence GTGCGTATCGCGGTGGCCGGAGCGGACGAACTGGTGGGCCCGCACGTCGCCGAGGCGGCTCGCGGGCGCGGCCACACGGTCGTGCCGCTGGCCGGCGTCGACCTCCTGGACGGCGCCGGGCTGAGCGCCGCGCTGGCCGGCGTCGACGCCGTGGTCGACGTCAGCAACGCCACGTCCCTGGACGAGGAGCCGGCCACGCGGTTCTTCACCAGTGCCGCGGCCACCCTGCAGCGCGTCGGCGCCGAGCGCGGGGTGCGGCACATCGTGACCCTGTCGGTCGTGGGGATCGACGACACCGGGTTCGGCTACTTCCGCGCGAAGGAGGCGCACGAGCGCGTGGCGGGTGCGGGGCCGGTCCCCGCCACGATCGTGCGCGCGACCCACTTCCACGAGTTCCCCGGGCAGCTCGTGGGCCGGACCCGCGACGGCGACCACGCCACGGTGTTCGGCCTGCGCGTGCAGACCGTGGCCGCGACGGCGGTGGCCGCGGCGCTCGTCGAGGTCGCCGAGCTTCCCGCGCGGGGCCGCATCCCCGACATCGCCGGCCCGGACCCGGCCGAGGTGCCCGACCTCGCCCGTGCCTTCGTCGACCACTTCGACCTGCGGCTGGAGCTGCGGACCGACGAGCACACGGTGACCGGCATCGCCGCGGACGGCCTCCTGCCCCGGGCGGGCGCGACCATCCTCGGGCCGAGCTACGCCGAGTGGCTCCACAGTCCCGAGGCCGCCGCGCTGGTCTCCGGCGGCTGA
- a CDS encoding alpha/beta fold hydrolase, with amino-acid sequence MRLPPSRRRAVVFAGIAAVLIVLSTVVFWPDGTPRVPRGAAPDTLTVQPCTFDTEAGAQAADCGTLVVAENRANPATSLIALPVVRIRATAQPAGEPVFRLGGGPGLSNMDFPEAARLTDHHDVVLVGYRGVDGSRRLDCPEVTDALQSSDGMTGADALPATSQAFAKCANRLQRTGVDLTGYSAAQRVEDMESARKALGYPRIDLVSSSAGTRTATIYGWRHPEALLRSAMISVNPPGHLLWNPRTTDSQFGQYADLCRADAVCAAKTPDLAASIRDGVATMPSRWGPLAIKDTNVRVLSQYAMHYNGSASAPNNAPAVIDAYLDGGPSAMWAMSVLADLALPSSTVWGEFASFSMLDAPAAKQYYAQGGDPGSILGNASTDFLWGGPAGFATAWPDSPDNAGYRTVRPSAVETLLIGGELDFSTPPVNATNELLPALSRGHQVILPGLGHTDDFWGHRPEAGKHLLTTFFDTGRVDSSQFDRRPVDFAAVPLSMSTIAGILVGVTTGGVLLGLLVLGLLARRRRRRGAPGRVASRWVRALIVLPLGLGGWFLGVLFAWTLAPSWFIAGPLVVVPGAGLLIGLGAYLATPGTHGRITGVVTAVVGALAGAWLLSLAGSGLVVPALGILGAALGANLVLVLHARRSVPAADRVAA; translated from the coding sequence ATGCGCTTGCCTCCTTCCCGCCGCCGAGCCGTGGTTTTCGCCGGCATCGCGGCCGTCCTGATCGTGCTGAGCACCGTCGTCTTCTGGCCCGACGGCACACCCCGCGTCCCGCGCGGCGCCGCGCCGGACACCCTGACCGTCCAGCCCTGCACCTTCGACACGGAGGCCGGAGCGCAGGCCGCCGACTGCGGAACGCTGGTGGTCGCGGAGAACCGCGCGAACCCGGCGACCAGCCTGATCGCCCTGCCCGTCGTCCGGATCCGGGCCACCGCACAACCCGCGGGCGAACCGGTCTTCCGGCTCGGCGGCGGACCGGGACTGTCGAACATGGACTTCCCCGAGGCCGCCCGGCTCACCGACCACCACGACGTCGTCCTCGTCGGCTACCGCGGCGTCGACGGCTCACGGCGGCTGGACTGCCCCGAGGTGACCGACGCCCTGCAGTCGTCCGACGGGATGACCGGCGCCGACGCCTTGCCCGCCACCAGCCAGGCGTTCGCCAAGTGCGCGAACCGGCTGCAACGCACCGGGGTGGACCTGACCGGCTACTCGGCCGCCCAGCGCGTCGAGGACATGGAATCGGCTCGGAAAGCCCTGGGCTACCCGCGGATCGACCTGGTCAGCTCCAGCGCGGGCACCCGGACCGCGACGATCTACGGGTGGCGCCACCCCGAAGCGCTGCTGCGCTCGGCGATGATCTCGGTCAACCCGCCCGGCCACCTGCTCTGGAACCCGCGCACCACCGACTCCCAGTTCGGGCAGTACGCCGACCTGTGCCGGGCGGACGCCGTGTGCGCCGCGAAGACGCCCGACCTCGCGGCGTCGATCCGCGACGGCGTCGCCACGATGCCGTCGCGGTGGGGACCGCTGGCCATCAAGGACACCAACGTCCGGGTGCTGAGCCAGTACGCGATGCACTACAACGGAAGCGCGTCGGCCCCGAACAACGCACCCGCGGTCATCGACGCCTACCTCGACGGCGGGCCGAGCGCGATGTGGGCGATGTCCGTCCTCGCCGACCTCGCCCTGCCGAGCTCCACCGTCTGGGGCGAGTTCGCCTCCTTCTCCATGCTCGACGCCCCCGCCGCCAAGCAGTACTACGCCCAGGGCGGCGATCCCGGCTCGATCCTCGGCAACGCCTCGACCGACTTCCTCTGGGGCGGCCCCGCGGGCTTCGCCACCGCGTGGCCCGACAGCCCGGACAACGCCGGCTACCGCACGGTCCGGCCGAGCGCGGTCGAGACCCTGCTCATCGGCGGCGAACTCGACTTCTCCACACCGCCGGTCAACGCGACGAACGAGCTGCTGCCCGCGTTGTCCCGCGGGCACCAGGTGATCCTGCCGGGCCTGGGCCACACCGACGACTTCTGGGGACACCGGCCCGAAGCGGGCAAGCACCTGCTGACCACGTTCTTCGACACCGGCCGCGTCGACAGCTCGCAGTTCGACCGGCGCCCGGTCGACTTCGCGGCGGTGCCGCTGAGCATGTCCACGATCGCCGGGATCCTGGTCGGCGTCACGACCGGCGGGGTGCTGCTCGGGCTGCTCGTGCTCGGCCTGCTCGCCCGCAGGCGACGCCGCCGCGGCGCACCGGGCCGCGTGGCGAGCCGGTGGGTCCGGGCGCTGATCGTGCTGCCGCTGGGCCTCGGTGGCTGGTTCCTGGGGGTCCTGTTCGCCTGGACCCTCGCACCCTCCTGGTTCATCGCCGGGCCGCTCGTGGTGGTGCCCGGCGCCGGGCTGCTGATCGGGCTCGGCGCGTACCTCGCCACCCCGGGAACGCACGGCCGGATCACCGGCGTCGTGACCGCGGTCGTCGGTGCGCTGGCGGGGGCGTGGCTGCTGTCGCTGGCCGGGTCCGGGCTCGTCGTCCCGGCGCTCGGGATCCTCGGCGCCGCGCTGGGCGCGAACCTCGTGCTCGTGCTCCACGCCCGCCGATCGGTGCCGGCGGCGGATAGGGTGGCGGCATGA